A stretch of the Panicum virgatum strain AP13 chromosome 9N, P.virgatum_v5, whole genome shotgun sequence genome encodes the following:
- the LOC120692081 gene encoding uncharacterized protein YwbO-like produces MPSRLLSVRIPSPAKPSALRCTKLMASDMGRKLMQIDVSSDTVCPWCFVGKKNLERAMEQTMDKYNFEVSWHPFFLNPDAPKEGVRKSDFYKMKFGPVQFERATSRMTEIFRGLGFEFDMSGLTGNTMDSHRLITLAGHQGYDKQNALVEELFQSYFCQGKYIGDKQVLLDVARKVGIEGAEELLEDPSRGVDEVQEELNKYSSAISGIPHFVINGKYQLSGGQPPSIFMKVFEMAAKDEA; encoded by the exons ATGCCAAGTCGCCTCCTCTCTGTTCGCATCCCGTCCCCCGCGAAACCCAGCGCTCTCAG GTGCACAAAACTCATGGCTTCAGACATGGGGAGGAAGCTCATGCAGATTGATGTGAGCTCAGATACAGTGTGCCCTTGGTGTTTTGTTGGTAAAAAGAACCTCGAGAGAGCAATGGAGCAAACCATGGACAAGTATAATTTTGAG GTCAGTTGGCATCCATTCTTTCTGAACCCTGACGCACCTAAGGAAGGCGTCAGGAAATCTGACTTCTACAAGATGAAATTTGGCCCTGTTCAATTTGAGCGTGCAACATCTCGCATGACAGAG ATATTTCgaggacttggatttgaatttGACATGTCAGGGTTGAC GGGGAATACGATGGATAGCCATAGGCTCATAACACTTGCTGGACATCAAGGCTATGACAAGCAAAATGCTCTTGTAGAAGAATTATTCCAGAGTTACTTTTGCCAAGGAAAGTATATTGGTGACAA GCAGGTTTTGCTGGATGTTGCAAGAAAGGTGGGCATAGAAGGGGCAGAAGAGCTGCTTGAAGACCCTAGCAGAGGAGTTGATGAG GTTCAGGAAGAACTCAACAAGTACTCATCTGCCATTTCCGGGATCCCTCACTTTGTG ATCAATGGAAAATATCAACTCAGTGGTGGCCAGCCTCCAAGTATATTCATGAAGGTGTTTGAGATGGCTGCAAAAGATGAAGCTTGA
- the LOC120692079 gene encoding ultraviolet-B receptor UVR8-like isoform X3 encodes MHTGANEFGQLGDGTEESAQEPKKVKSLETELVKSVSCGAHCTAAVAEPRENDGTLSKSRLWVWGQNQGSDYPRLFWGAFTPNTVIKQVSCGAVHVVALSEDGLLQAWGYNEYGQLGRGFTSQGLQGARVLTAYARFLDDAPEQVKIVRVSCGEYHTAAISENGEVYTWGLGSMGQLGHCSLQSGDKELIPRRIVALDRIVVSDVSCGGVHSCAVTEGGALYTWGGGHVGQLGVGPQSGFFSCSFNESDMLLRNIPVLVIPSGVRLATCGHSHTLVSMKDGRIYGWGYNSYGQAANAKSTYAWFPSPVDWCVGEVRRLAAGGGHSAVLTDACSLKELCEFKLAETVNLSNAELIEDVASRTGADALARLCEKLREHVHERGECELLEKQVPEEAEAKAG; translated from the exons ATGCATACAGGTGCTAATGAGTTTGGCCAGTTGGGAGATGGGACAGAGGAGAGTGCGCAGGAACCCAAGAAAGTCAAGTCACTGGAGACCGAGCTTGTAAAATCGGTATCCTGTGGTGCACATTGTACAGCTGCTGTTGCTGAGCCTCGAGAAAACGATGGCACATTATCCAAAAGCAGGCTTTGGGTGTGGGGACAAAATCAG GGTTCTGATTATCCTCGCCTTTTTTGGGGAGCTTTCACACCAAACACA GTGATTAAGCAGGTTTCTTGTGGAGCTGTTCATGTTGTGGCTCTATCTGAGGATGGTCTACTGCAAGCATGGG GCTACAATGAGTATGGTCAGCTTGGCAGAGGTTTTACTTCTCAAGGACTTCAGGGAGCTCGTGTGTTAACTGCTTATGCAAGGTTCCTTGATGACGCCCCTGAGCAAGTGAAGATTGTTAGGGTGTCATGTGGCGAGTACCATACAGCAGCTATATCAGAAAATGGGGAGGT GTATACTTGGGGATTGGGAAGCATGGGGCAGCTTGGGCATTGCTCCCTCCAGTCTGGAGATAAGGAGCTGATCCCTAGGCGAATTGTTGCCCTTGATAGAATAGTGGTTAGTGACGTGTCTTGTGGAGGGGTCCACTCTTGTGCTGTAACTGAAGGTGGAGCTCTCTATACGTGGGGCGGAGGACATGTGGGCCAGCTGGGAGTCGGGCCTCAGAGTGGCTTCTTCTCTTGCTCTTTTAATGAATCTGACATGCTACTTCGCAACATCCCAGTCCTGGTTATACCGTCAGGTGTTCGTCTTGCTACCTGTGGGCACTCACACACACTGGTATCTATGAAAGATGGCCGTATATATGGGTGGGGCTACAATAGTTATGGTCAGGCGGCAAATGCAAAATCTACTTATGCTTGGTTCCCCTCTCCAGTTGATTG GTGTGTTGGTGAGGTGAGGAGACTTGCTGCTGGAGGTGGGCACTCAGCTGTTCTGACTGATGCATGTTCGCTAAAAGAGCTGTGTGAGTTCAAGCTAGCAGAGACTGTAAACCTTTCTAATGCTGAGCTAATAGAAGATGTTGCATCACGGACTGGTGCTGATGCCTTGGCACGCTTGTGTGAGAAACTAAG GGAACATGTGCATGAGCGAGGAGAATGTGAACTCCTGGAAAAGCAGGTTCCTGAAGAAGCAGAAGCTAAGGCCGGTTAG
- the LOC120692079 gene encoding ultraviolet-B receptor UVR8-like isoform X1, with protein MDIDDVLCNLRVVGVPTKSAIYIWGYNHSGQTARKGKECHLRIPKSLPPKLFKLGKGKSLRWTDIACGREHTAAVASDGSLFTWGANEFGQLGDGTEESAQEPKKVKSLETELVKSVSCGAHCTAAVAEPRENDGTLSKSRLWVWGQNQGSDYPRLFWGAFTPNTVIKQVSCGAVHVVALSEDGLLQAWGYNEYGQLGRGFTSQGLQGARVLTAYARFLDDAPEQVKIVRVSCGEYHTAAISENGEVYTWGLGSMGQLGHCSLQSGDKELIPRRIVALDRIVVSDVSCGGVHSCAVTEGGALYTWGGGHVGQLGVGPQSGFFSCSFNESDMLLRNIPVLVIPSGVRLATCGHSHTLVSMKDGRIYGWGYNSYGQAANAKSTYAWFPSPVDWCVGEVRRLAAGGGHSAVLTDACSLKELCEFKLAETVNLSNAELIEDVASRTGADALARLCEKLREHVHERGECELLEKQVPEEAEAKAG; from the exons ATGGATATAGATGATGTGCTCTGCAACCTGCGTGTTGTCGGTGTGCCAACAAAAAGCGCAATTTACATTTGGGGTTATAACCACAGTGGTCAGACTGCACGAAAGGGCAAGGAGTGCCACTTGAGGATCCCCAAGAGCCTCCCTCCCAAACTATTCAAATTGGGGAAGGGAAAGAGCCTCAGGTGGACTGATATTGCATGTGGCCGTGAGCATACTGCTGCAGTTGCTTCCGATGGATCACTCTTCACCTGGG GTGCTAATGAGTTTGGCCAGTTGGGAGATGGGACAGAGGAGAGTGCGCAGGAACCCAAGAAAGTCAAGTCACTGGAGACCGAGCTTGTAAAATCGGTATCCTGTGGTGCACATTGTACAGCTGCTGTTGCTGAGCCTCGAGAAAACGATGGCACATTATCCAAAAGCAGGCTTTGGGTGTGGGGACAAAATCAG GGTTCTGATTATCCTCGCCTTTTTTGGGGAGCTTTCACACCAAACACA GTGATTAAGCAGGTTTCTTGTGGAGCTGTTCATGTTGTGGCTCTATCTGAGGATGGTCTACTGCAAGCATGGG GCTACAATGAGTATGGTCAGCTTGGCAGAGGTTTTACTTCTCAAGGACTTCAGGGAGCTCGTGTGTTAACTGCTTATGCAAGGTTCCTTGATGACGCCCCTGAGCAAGTGAAGATTGTTAGGGTGTCATGTGGCGAGTACCATACAGCAGCTATATCAGAAAATGGGGAGGT GTATACTTGGGGATTGGGAAGCATGGGGCAGCTTGGGCATTGCTCCCTCCAGTCTGGAGATAAGGAGCTGATCCCTAGGCGAATTGTTGCCCTTGATAGAATAGTGGTTAGTGACGTGTCTTGTGGAGGGGTCCACTCTTGTGCTGTAACTGAAGGTGGAGCTCTCTATACGTGGGGCGGAGGACATGTGGGCCAGCTGGGAGTCGGGCCTCAGAGTGGCTTCTTCTCTTGCTCTTTTAATGAATCTGACATGCTACTTCGCAACATCCCAGTCCTGGTTATACCGTCAGGTGTTCGTCTTGCTACCTGTGGGCACTCACACACACTGGTATCTATGAAAGATGGCCGTATATATGGGTGGGGCTACAATAGTTATGGTCAGGCGGCAAATGCAAAATCTACTTATGCTTGGTTCCCCTCTCCAGTTGATTG GTGTGTTGGTGAGGTGAGGAGACTTGCTGCTGGAGGTGGGCACTCAGCTGTTCTGACTGATGCATGTTCGCTAAAAGAGCTGTGTGAGTTCAAGCTAGCAGAGACTGTAAACCTTTCTAATGCTGAGCTAATAGAAGATGTTGCATCACGGACTGGTGCTGATGCCTTGGCACGCTTGTGTGAGAAACTAAG GGAACATGTGCATGAGCGAGGAGAATGTGAACTCCTGGAAAAGCAGGTTCCTGAAGAAGCAGAAGCTAAGGCCGGTTAG
- the LOC120692079 gene encoding ultraviolet-B receptor UVR8-like isoform X2, whose product MGTFFYWSASSTVMKGANEFGQLGDGTEESAQEPKKVKSLETELVKSVSCGAHCTAAVAEPRENDGTLSKSRLWVWGQNQGSDYPRLFWGAFTPNTVIKQVSCGAVHVVALSEDGLLQAWGYNEYGQLGRGFTSQGLQGARVLTAYARFLDDAPEQVKIVRVSCGEYHTAAISENGEVYTWGLGSMGQLGHCSLQSGDKELIPRRIVALDRIVVSDVSCGGVHSCAVTEGGALYTWGGGHVGQLGVGPQSGFFSCSFNESDMLLRNIPVLVIPSGVRLATCGHSHTLVSMKDGRIYGWGYNSYGQAANAKSTYAWFPSPVDWCVGEVRRLAAGGGHSAVLTDACSLKELCEFKLAETVNLSNAELIEDVASRTGADALARLCEKLREHVHERGECELLEKQVPEEAEAKAG is encoded by the exons ATGGGGACCTTTTTCTACTGGAGTGCTTCATCGACAGTGATGAAAG GTGCTAATGAGTTTGGCCAGTTGGGAGATGGGACAGAGGAGAGTGCGCAGGAACCCAAGAAAGTCAAGTCACTGGAGACCGAGCTTGTAAAATCGGTATCCTGTGGTGCACATTGTACAGCTGCTGTTGCTGAGCCTCGAGAAAACGATGGCACATTATCCAAAAGCAGGCTTTGGGTGTGGGGACAAAATCAG GGTTCTGATTATCCTCGCCTTTTTTGGGGAGCTTTCACACCAAACACA GTGATTAAGCAGGTTTCTTGTGGAGCTGTTCATGTTGTGGCTCTATCTGAGGATGGTCTACTGCAAGCATGGG GCTACAATGAGTATGGTCAGCTTGGCAGAGGTTTTACTTCTCAAGGACTTCAGGGAGCTCGTGTGTTAACTGCTTATGCAAGGTTCCTTGATGACGCCCCTGAGCAAGTGAAGATTGTTAGGGTGTCATGTGGCGAGTACCATACAGCAGCTATATCAGAAAATGGGGAGGT GTATACTTGGGGATTGGGAAGCATGGGGCAGCTTGGGCATTGCTCCCTCCAGTCTGGAGATAAGGAGCTGATCCCTAGGCGAATTGTTGCCCTTGATAGAATAGTGGTTAGTGACGTGTCTTGTGGAGGGGTCCACTCTTGTGCTGTAACTGAAGGTGGAGCTCTCTATACGTGGGGCGGAGGACATGTGGGCCAGCTGGGAGTCGGGCCTCAGAGTGGCTTCTTCTCTTGCTCTTTTAATGAATCTGACATGCTACTTCGCAACATCCCAGTCCTGGTTATACCGTCAGGTGTTCGTCTTGCTACCTGTGGGCACTCACACACACTGGTATCTATGAAAGATGGCCGTATATATGGGTGGGGCTACAATAGTTATGGTCAGGCGGCAAATGCAAAATCTACTTATGCTTGGTTCCCCTCTCCAGTTGATTG GTGTGTTGGTGAGGTGAGGAGACTTGCTGCTGGAGGTGGGCACTCAGCTGTTCTGACTGATGCATGTTCGCTAAAAGAGCTGTGTGAGTTCAAGCTAGCAGAGACTGTAAACCTTTCTAATGCTGAGCTAATAGAAGATGTTGCATCACGGACTGGTGCTGATGCCTTGGCACGCTTGTGTGAGAAACTAAG GGAACATGTGCATGAGCGAGGAGAATGTGAACTCCTGGAAAAGCAGGTTCCTGAAGAAGCAGAAGCTAAGGCCGGTTAG
- the LOC120688050 gene encoding probable UDP-arabinopyranose mutase 1, whose protein sequence is MAGTVTVPGANVPSTPLLKDELDIVIPTIRNLDFLEMWRPFFQPYHLIIVQDGDPTKTIKVPEGFDYELYNRNDINRILGPKASCISFKDSACRCFGYMVSKKKYIYTIDDDCFVAKDPSGKDINALEQHIKNLLSPSTPFFFNTLYDPYRDGADFVRGYPFSLREGAHTAVSHGLWLNIPDYDAPTQLVKPKERNERYVDAVMTIPKGTLFPMCGMNLAFDRDLIGPAMYFGLMGDGQPIGRYDDMWAGWCVKVICDHLSLGVKTGLPYIWHSKASNPFVNLKKEYKGIFWQEDIIPFFQNVTIPKECDTVQKCYIYLSGQVKEKLGKIDPYFVKLADAMVTWIEAWDELNPTAAAANGKAK, encoded by the exons ATGGCGGGCACGGTGACGGTCCCGGGGGCGAACGTCCCCTCCACGCCGCTGCTCAAGGACGAGCTCGACATCGTGATCCCGACGATCCGCAACCTCGACTTCCTGGAGATGTGGCGGCCCTTCTTCCAGCCGTACCACCTCATCATCGTGCAGGACGGCGATCCGACCAAGACCATCAAGGTGCCGGAGGGCTTCGACTACGAGCTCTACAACCGCAACGACATCAACCGCATCCTCGGCCCCAAGGCCTCCTGCATCTCCTTCAAGGACTCCGCCTGCCGCTGCTTCGGCTACATGGTCTCCAAAAAGAAGTACATCTACACCATCGACGACGACTGCTTC GTTGCCAAGGATCCATCTGGCAAGGACATCAATGCTCTTGAGCAGCACATCAAGAACCTCCTCAGCCCATCCACCCCGTTCTTCTTCAACACGCTGTATGACCCCTACCGCGATGGTGCTGACTTTGTGCGTGGGTACCCCTTCAGCCTCAGGGAGGGCGCCCACACTGCTGTCTCCCACGGCCTGTGGCTGAACATCCCTGACTATGATGCTCCCACACAACTGGTCAAGCCTAAGGAGAGGAATGAAAG GTATGTTGATGCTGTCATGACAATCCCCAAGGGAACCTTGTTCCCCATGTGCGGCATGAACCTTGCCTTCGACAGGGATCTCATTGGCCCTGCTATGTACTTTGGTCTCATGGGTGATGGCCAGCCTATTGGTCGCTATGACGACATGTGGGCTGGGTGGTGTGTGAAG GTCATCTGCGACCACTTGAGCCTGGGTGTCAAGACTGGCCTGCCATACATCTGGCACAGCAAGGCTAGCAACCCCTTCGTTAACTTGAAGAAGGAATACAAGGGCATCTTCTGGCAGGAGGACATCATCCCCTTCTTCCAGAACGTGACCATCCCCAAGGAGTGCGACACGGTCCAGAAGTGCTACATCTACCTTTCTGGGCaggtgaaggagaagctggGCAAGATCGACCCCTACTTCGTCAAGCTTGCCGACGCCATGGTCACCTGGATCGAGGCCTGGGATGAGCTGAAcccaaccgccgccgctgcgaacGGCAAGGCCAAGTAG
- the LOC120692082 gene encoding E3 ubiquitin-protein ligase At3g02290-like, whose product MGSLLCCLRYPDDGTAAPPVCCFCLPWPFAYHGIDSGSAARHRGDTRVAPDRGRIPLAARISEGQMDSMDTFRAPPRPLPYDDPQFSPPRVQHPTVSEHDKASAHFQKPGQITERKNTDTASTCTSQKVDGSSVKHHSGGSRIDGIQASDSSDNEDDCPICLDEYDYENPKIALQCNHNFHLSCIYEWMERSQACPVCAKVMLFNEDE is encoded by the exons ATGGGGTCCCTGCTGTGCTGCCTGCGCTACCCGGAtgacggcacggcggcgccgcccgtcTGCTGCTTCTGCCTGCCATGGCCTTTTGCTTACCACGGCATCGACTCG GGCTCTGCTGCTCGTCACAGAGGCGATACACGGGTCGCTCCTGATCGAGGGAGGATTCCTCTTGCAGCTCGCATCTCTGAAGGACAAATGGATTCAATGGATACTTTCCGTGCCCCTCCAAGGCCTTTGCCTTATGATGATCCTCAATTCAGTCCTCCCAGGGTGCAACACCCAACTGTGTCAGAACATGACAAAGCATCAGCGCATTTCCAGAAACCTGGACAAATTACAGAAAGAAAGAATACTGATACTGCATCAACTTGCACATCTCAAAAGGTTGATGGGTCTTCAGTAAAACACCACTCAGGAGGTTCGAGAATTGATGGAATACAAGCCTCTGATTCTTCTGACAATGAGGATGATTGTCCGATATGCCTAGATG AATATGATTATGAGAATCCAAAGATTGCATTGCAGTGCAACCATAATTTCCATCTTAGTTGCATTTACGAGTGGATGGAAAGAAGTCAAGCTTGCCCTGTCTGCGCAAAG GTTATGTTGTTTAACGAGGATGAATGA